One Candidatus Rokuibacteriota bacterium genomic window, CCCGGGCCGGTCCTCCCCGGGCTCGGCCGGGTACACGCGGACCTTGATGCAGAGGTCGAGGTTCTGGCTCACGGGGTCCAGCCGGTCGAAGCGGAGGGGGAGCAGCGCGTTGAAGAAGACCCCTTTGTCTCGTGCCACCGGGAGCCCCTCGGCCCAGTGCCCGGCGCACGCGGCGATGGCCAGGGCCTCGGGATGGATCGCCTCGGACAGGCGGACCCGGCCCTTGACGTGCTGCCGCTCCGCGGACTCCACCCAGACGAGGTCCCCGTCGCGCAGCCCCTTCCGGCGGCCGTGTCCCGCGTTGATCACCACCTGGTACGTGTTCGGGTCCAGGCGCGCGGCCTCGTCGAGCCAGGGGTTCTGCATGGTGAACGAGTTCGTGTGCAGCACGTCCCGATAGTAGAAGGCGAAGAGGTCGTAGGCCGGGTCCGTGACCTTGTGGGAGGCACATGGGAGCCAGTCGGGGAGCGGCTGGTACGCGGAGGTATCCCAGGTGGCGCCCAGCTCCTGCACCACCTGCTGGATCCGCTGCGCGGCGGTCCGCACGAACTCGAAGTACACCGGCACGCGCGCCTTCACGAACGGGCGCCAGTAGACCTCCTCGACCTGCTTGGGCCAGGTCACCACCCCGTGCTGCTTGAACCACGCCAGCCCGCGCTCGGGGCCGAAGCGCTGCCGCAGGATCCGGTCGCAGATCTCCTCCCAGGTGTAGCGCTCCTCGGGGGTCAGCCGGTAGGGGGGCCGCAGCCCGAAGTGGAGGTTCAGCATGGCGTGGGCGTCCGCCCGCATCCCCACCCGATCGGCGAGCTCGAGCAGGACTTCGGTGAACGGGCGGCGCCCGTGCGAGGGCTCCACCACCGGCTGGCGGATCGGATACCCCCAGGTCCCGGGCCCGCCCGGGTGGTTGAAGATGAAGGGCTGGTTGGGCGCGGGGTCCAGGCGCTCCAGGAAGCTCGTATCGGGGAGCACGATGTCGGCCAGCTCCGAGAACTCGGTGAGGAAGAGGTCGAAGGAGACGATGAAGGGGATCTGCTTCAGGGCCGCCACCGCGGTCTCGGCGTTCCCCACGCTCATGACCGCGTTGGCCCCGAAGTTCATCAGGAGCTCCGGGCGGTAATCGATACCCATCCGCGTCCAGATCGCCTCCCGGTCCTCGCAGACCAGCAGCGGTGAGGAGCGCCCCAACGGGTAGAGCTCCTGCAGCCCCAGGGCCCGGGGCCGGCGGACCTCATGGGGCGGGTAGGGCGCGGGCGGGGCCAGCCAGGTCCCGGTGACCATCAGCCCGTCGGGCCCCTCGTGCGGGGTGAAGCGGAGCTGCCCGGTCTCGGAGACCCCGGCGCAGGCCGGGTTGAATCCCAGGGTGCCGCCGGGGACGTCGGCCGCGCCGACCACCTGGTTCAGCAACGAGATGGCCGCGCAGGTGTGGAACGAGTTCCGGTGCCCCTGGGCCCCGCGGAAGAAGATGGCCGAGAC contains:
- a CDS encoding molybdopterin-dependent oxidoreductase, with the protein product VSAIFFRGAQGHRNSFHTCAAISLLNQVVGAADVPGGTLGFNPACAGVSETGQLRFTPHEGPDGLMVTGTWLAPPAPYPPHEVRRPRALGLQELYPLGRSSPLLVCEDREAIWTRMGIDYRPELLMNFGANAVMSVGNAETAVAALKQIPFIVSFDLFLTEFSELADIVLPDTSFLERLDPAPNQPFIFNHPGGPGTWGYPIRQPVVEPSHGRRPFTEVLLELADRVGMRADAHAMLNLHFGLRPPYRLTPEERYTWEEICDRILRQRFGPERGLAWFKQHGVVTWPKQVEEVYWRPFVKARVPVYFEFVRTAAQRIQQVVQELGATWDTSAYQPLPDWLPCASHKVTDPAYDLFAFYYRDVLHTNSFTMQNPWLDEAARLDPNTYQVVINAGHGRRKGLRDGDLVWVESAERQHVKGRVRLSEAIHPEALAIAACAGHWAEGLPVARDKGVFFNALLPLRFDRLDPVSQNLDLCIKVRVYPAEPGEDRPGPSGPHAGATISAEAQEAVWQLLSP